In one Niallia taxi genomic region, the following are encoded:
- the aspS gene encoding aspartate--tRNA ligase has product MFGRTYYCGEVPEKAIGEKVNLKGWVQKRRDLGGLIFIDLRDRTGVVQIVFNPEINKEALEVAEKVRNEFVLDIKGTVVARQEGTINENLSTGKVEIVVDEISILNEAKTPPFTISDKTDVAEEVRLKYRYLDFRRPVMFETLKMRHQVTKIMRDFLDSEGFLDIETPILTKSTPEGARDYLVPSRVHPNEFYALPQSPQLFKQLLMVGGVERYYQIARCFRDEDLRADRQPEFTQLDIETSFVSQEDIMNMMENMMVTIMREVKGIDVPAPFPRMPYDEAMARYGSDKPDTRFDMELTDLSEIVKDSSFKVFAAAVESGGQVKAINVKQASDKYSRKDIDALTEFVKVYGAKGLAWLKAEEDGLKGPISKFISEEEQKAFEAALSIESGDLLLFVADKANVVADSLGALRQKLAKELNLIDPDKFNFLWVTDWPLFEYDEEENRFYAAHHPFTMPKREDIELLDSNPKAVKAQAYDIVLNGYELGGGSLRIFEKDIQEKMFSMLGFSKEEAYEQFGFLLEAFEYGTPPHGGIAIGLDRLIMLLSGRTNLRDTIAFPKTASASCLLTDAPGEVSQSQLDDLHLALKTPKQND; this is encoded by the coding sequence ATGTTTGGTAGAACGTATTATTGTGGTGAAGTACCAGAAAAGGCTATTGGCGAAAAAGTTAATTTAAAGGGCTGGGTTCAAAAAAGACGTGATTTAGGTGGATTGATTTTCATTGATTTACGTGACCGTACGGGCGTCGTGCAAATTGTGTTTAACCCTGAAATAAATAAAGAAGCGCTTGAGGTTGCAGAAAAAGTAAGAAACGAGTTTGTTTTAGATATTAAAGGAACTGTTGTTGCAAGGCAGGAAGGAACTATTAATGAAAACCTGTCAACAGGAAAAGTTGAAATCGTAGTTGATGAGATTTCGATCCTTAATGAAGCAAAAACACCGCCATTCACTATTTCTGACAAAACAGATGTAGCAGAGGAAGTTCGCTTAAAGTATCGCTACTTGGATTTCAGAAGACCAGTTATGTTTGAAACATTAAAAATGCGTCATCAAGTAACAAAAATCATGAGAGACTTTTTAGATAGCGAAGGATTCTTGGACATTGAAACACCAATTCTGACGAAGAGTACTCCAGAGGGAGCAAGAGATTATCTTGTGCCAAGCCGTGTGCATCCAAATGAATTCTACGCATTACCGCAATCGCCGCAGCTCTTCAAGCAGCTGTTGATGGTTGGCGGAGTTGAACGCTACTATCAAATTGCTCGCTGCTTCCGTGATGAGGATTTACGTGCAGATCGTCAGCCTGAATTCACACAGCTGGACATTGAAACTAGCTTTGTAAGTCAGGAAGACATCATGAATATGATGGAAAATATGATGGTAACAATTATGCGTGAAGTAAAAGGAATCGATGTTCCTGCACCATTCCCAAGAATGCCTTACGATGAAGCAATGGCAAGATACGGTTCTGATAAGCCTGACACAAGATTTGACATGGAGCTAACAGACCTTTCTGAAATCGTGAAAGACTCCAGCTTTAAAGTTTTTGCAGCAGCTGTTGAATCAGGCGGCCAAGTGAAAGCAATCAATGTAAAACAAGCGAGTGATAAATACTCTCGTAAGGACATCGATGCTTTAACAGAATTCGTGAAGGTTTATGGTGCAAAAGGATTAGCTTGGTTGAAGGCAGAGGAAGACGGTTTGAAAGGACCTATCTCTAAATTTATTTCTGAGGAAGAGCAAAAAGCATTTGAAGCAGCACTTTCCATTGAAAGTGGAGATTTATTGCTGTTTGTAGCAGATAAGGCAAATGTTGTCGCAGATTCATTAGGTGCACTTCGTCAAAAATTGGCGAAAGAACTGAACCTGATTGACCCAGACAAGTTCAATTTCCTATGGGTGACAGATTGGCCGTTGTTCGAATATGATGAAGAAGAAAATCGCTTCTATGCGGCACACCATCCATTTACAATGCCAAAAAGAGAGGATATCGAACTGCTTGATTCTAATCCTAAGGCTGTCAAAGCACAAGCATATGATATCGTATTGAATGGTTATGAGCTTGGTGGTGGATCACTTCGTATTTTCGAAAAGGATATTCAAGAAAAAATGTTCAGTATGCTAGGCTTCTCAAAAGAAGAGGCTTATGAGCAATTTGGTTTCTTGTTAGAAGCATTTGAATACGGGACACCACCACATGGCGGAATCGCAATTGGCTTAGACAGACTTATCATGCTGCTGTCTGGCAGAACGAATCTTCGTGACACAATCGCATTCCCGAAAACAGCAAGCGCAAGCTGCTTACTTACAGATGCACCTGGCGAAGTTTCTCAAAGCCAGCTTGATGATTTGCATCTTGCCCTTAAAACACCGAAACAAAACGACTGA
- a CDS encoding tRNA threonylcarbamoyladenosine dehydratase, with protein sequence MLHQFSRNELAIGTEGLEKLKNSTVAVLGIGGVGSFSAEALARSGVGKLILIDKDDVDITNVNRQVIALLSTVGRPKVDIMKERIADINPECEVIALKMFYTEETYEEIFAYGLDYVVDASDTISYKIHLMKECLTRNIPIISSMGAANKMDPTRFQIADISKTHTDPIAKVVRLRLRKEGIRKGIKVVFSDESPIVIREDVRKVVGKDNAPIRKAKMPPSSNAFVPSVAGLVMASHVVKELLGDIKIVRVND encoded by the coding sequence ATGTTGCACCAATTTTCAAGAAATGAATTAGCAATTGGTACTGAGGGATTAGAAAAGTTAAAAAACAGCACGGTTGCAGTACTAGGCATAGGGGGAGTAGGCTCCTTTTCTGCGGAGGCTTTAGCTCGTTCTGGTGTCGGCAAATTGATTTTGATTGATAAGGATGATGTTGATATCACGAATGTCAATCGCCAAGTAATCGCACTATTATCAACTGTAGGACGCCCGAAAGTAGATATAATGAAGGAACGTATTGCTGATATTAATCCAGAGTGCGAAGTGATTGCATTGAAAATGTTTTATACGGAAGAAACGTATGAAGAAATTTTTGCATACGGTTTAGACTATGTTGTTGATGCGTCTGATACGATTTCTTATAAAATTCATTTGATGAAGGAATGCTTAACAAGAAATATTCCCATCATTTCCAGCATGGGTGCAGCAAATAAAATGGACCCAACTCGTTTCCAGATTGCTGACATCAGCAAGACGCATACTGATCCAATTGCTAAAGTAGTTCGTCTTCGATTGCGAAAAGAAGGCATACGTAAAGGAATTAAAGTGGTTTTCTCTGATGAGAGCCCGATTGTTATTAGGGAGGATGTTCGTAAAGTGGTCGGCAAAGATAATGCACCAATTCGCAAGGCAAAAATGCCTCCATCTTCGAATGCATTTGTTCCTTCTGTTGCTGGCTTGGTTATGGCAAGTCATGTTGTAAAAGAATTGTTAGGCGATATTAAAATAGTGCGTGTTAACGACTAA
- a CDS encoding GntR family transcriptional regulator yields MSDDFKASRPIYMQIVDKIMQQIARQELKEGQKLPSVREMAIESGVNPNTIQRTYSELERMHIVETKRGQGTFITDKREVLEEVKKKLQFDIVDRFIANMKELGMSEEELITELTQHLNKRKEEKS; encoded by the coding sequence ATGTCTGATGACTTTAAAGCATCAAGGCCAATATATATGCAAATTGTTGATAAAATCATGCAGCAAATTGCAAGACAGGAGTTGAAAGAGGGGCAAAAGCTTCCTTCTGTTAGAGAAATGGCCATTGAGTCAGGAGTAAATCCAAATACAATCCAAAGAACCTACAGTGAGTTGGAGAGGATGCATATTGTGGAAACGAAAAGAGGACAGGGGACATTCATCACTGATAAGAGGGAAGTGCTGGAGGAAGTGAAGAAAAAACTGCAGTTTGATATCGTCGATCGGTTTATTGCGAATATGAAAGAGCTTGGCATGTCTGAGGAAGAACTGATAACAGAACTGACCCAGCATTTGAACAAAAGAAAGGAGGAAAAGTCTTGA
- a CDS encoding ABC transporter ATP-binding protein yields the protein MISFQKVTKKYGKETALQDIDFTFEQGKIYGLVGANGSGKSTTLKMIAGLVQPTSGSVSVNGKKANRRIAADVSYLTELDMFYEGFTVLDMLHFSASQFHDLNMETAYELISYMALDKDKKIKELSKGNRGRLKLVISLSRKVPVLLLDEPFSGLDPMVRESIVKGLLHYIDFDRQTVIIATHEIAEIEPLLDDVVVINQGHFAAHFHVETLREQYGLSVVEWMRENINQL from the coding sequence TTGATTTCATTTCAGAAAGTCACAAAAAAATACGGGAAAGAAACAGCCTTACAAGACATTGATTTCACCTTCGAACAAGGCAAGATATACGGACTGGTCGGAGCTAATGGGAGTGGGAAATCAACTACCTTGAAAATGATCGCAGGACTTGTCCAGCCAACCTCAGGAAGTGTAAGTGTCAACGGCAAAAAAGCGAATCGGAGAATCGCAGCTGATGTTTCTTATTTAACCGAATTAGATATGTTTTACGAAGGTTTTACTGTATTAGACATGCTTCATTTCTCCGCCTCGCAATTTCATGATTTAAATATGGAAACAGCTTATGAACTTATAAGCTACATGGCACTCGATAAAGATAAAAAGATCAAAGAGCTGTCTAAGGGAAACAGAGGAAGATTAAAGCTTGTTATCAGCTTAAGCAGGAAGGTGCCTGTGTTATTGCTTGATGAACCATTTTCTGGATTAGACCCGATGGTTAGAGAGTCAATTGTAAAGGGCTTGCTTCACTATATTGATTTTGACAGACAAACTGTCATCATTGCCACACATGAAATAGCCGAAATCGAACCGCTTTTGGATGATGTGGTTGTCATAAATCAAGGGCATTTCGCAGCTCATTTTCATGTGGAAACACTTAGAGAACAATATGGACTTTCTGTTGTTGAGTGGATGAGAGAAAATATTAACCAGTTATAG
- a CDS encoding ABC transporter ATP-binding protein, protein MASVVELKDVSKIIKGRKIIDRLSFNVEEGEVFGFLGPNGAGKTTTIRMIVGLISMSDGDIFICGNSVKKDFEKAVQHVGAIVENPEMYKFLSGYDNLVHYGRMIKGVSKAKIAEVVELVGLTDRINDKVKTYSLGMRQRLGLAQSLLHNPKVLILDEPTNGLDPAGIREIRDHLRMLARDRGMAVIVSSHLLSEMEMMCDRIGIIQQGKLVDVQLVKDFVSNAEKLYELEMDRLDDAMNLIAKHLPGLKLTKNESCLEVPVKKEQVPELVKLLAGHDISIFGIREISKTLEDRFLEVTNDKGEL, encoded by the coding sequence ATGGCAAGTGTTGTAGAACTGAAAGATGTTTCAAAAATCATTAAAGGCAGGAAAATCATCGACCGTTTAAGCTTCAATGTCGAAGAGGGAGAAGTATTTGGCTTTCTTGGCCCAAATGGTGCAGGGAAAACGACAACAATCCGTATGATTGTAGGACTTATCAGCATGTCTGACGGAGATATTTTTATCTGTGGCAATAGTGTCAAAAAAGATTTTGAAAAGGCAGTCCAGCATGTCGGTGCAATCGTGGAGAATCCGGAAATGTATAAATTTCTTTCTGGCTATGATAATTTGGTGCATTATGGGCGGATGATAAAAGGAGTTAGTAAAGCAAAGATAGCAGAGGTTGTCGAGCTTGTTGGCCTAACCGACAGAATCAATGACAAGGTCAAAACGTATTCACTTGGCATGAGACAAAGGCTGGGGCTTGCCCAAAGCTTATTGCATAATCCTAAAGTCCTGATCCTTGATGAGCCGACGAACGGTCTTGATCCTGCAGGGATAAGAGAGATTCGTGATCATTTAAGAATGCTTGCTAGAGACAGAGGAATGGCTGTTATTGTTTCCAGTCATCTGTTATCGGAAATGGAAATGATGTGTGACAGAATCGGTATTATCCAGCAAGGCAAGCTTGTAGATGTTCAGCTTGTGAAGGATTTTGTCAGCAATGCAGAAAAGCTGTATGAGCTAGAAATGGACCGTTTGGATGATGCGATGAACTTAATCGCAAAGCATTTGCCAGGTTTAAAGCTTACAAAAAATGAATCTTGCCTGGAGGTACCGGTTAAAAAAGAGCAGGTTCCTGAACTGGTCAAACTACTTGCGGGCCATGATATTTCTATTTTTGGAATAAGAGAGATATCGAAAACACTCGAAGATAGATTCTTAGAAGTGACCAATGATAAGGGGGAATTATAA